One window of Chloroflexus aggregans DSM 9485 genomic DNA carries:
- the rpsH gene encoding 30S ribosomal protein S8 → MSVNDPIGDMLTRIRNACMARHTTVTMPASKMKIAIADILKREGFIRDYTVIDDGKPYKTISITLKYMPDRRPAITGLRRVSKPGLRVYTKRADIPRVRGGLGLSILSTPKGVLADHEAWRARVGGEVLCYVW, encoded by the coding sequence GTGAGTGTCAATGATCCTATCGGCGATATGCTGACACGCATCCGCAATGCGTGCATGGCCCGTCATACAACGGTGACAATGCCGGCATCGAAGATGAAAATTGCGATTGCCGACATTTTGAAGCGTGAAGGCTTTATTCGTGATTACACCGTGATCGACGATGGTAAGCCGTACAAGACCATCTCGATTACCCTGAAGTACATGCCCGACCGCCGGCCGGCCATCACCGGTCTTCGCCGGGTGAGCAAGCCGGGGCTGCGCGTCTACACCAAGCGCGCTGACATTCCGCGGGTGCGCGGCGGCCTCGGGCTGAGCATTCTGTCGACGCCGAAAGGTGTGCTTGCCGATCACGAAGCATGGCGCGCGCGCGTCGGCGGCGAAGTGCTCTGCTACGTTTGGTAA
- the rpmD gene encoding 50S ribosomal protein L30, producing MGKLRVTYVKSAIGYARDQKETLAALGLRRLNQSVLKPDNPSVRGMLFKIQHLVKVEEVEDEVQA from the coding sequence ATGGGCAAGCTGCGCGTAACATACGTAAAGAGCGCAATTGGCTATGCGCGTGACCAGAAGGAAACGCTGGCTGCGCTTGGCTTGCGCCGCTTGAATCAGAGTGTACTCAAACCGGATAATCCATCGGTGCGTGGGATGCTGTTTAAGATTCAGCACCTCGTAAAGGTGGAAGAGGTTGAGGACGAGGTGCAGGCATGA
- the rplF gene encoding 50S ribosomal protein L6: MSRIGKRPITVPKGVQVTIGEQNLVTVKGPKGTLTQKLHPDMIIKQEGDVITVQRPSDEKLHRSLHGLTRTLINNMIVGVTQGWQRALEINGVGYRAQLEGKTLVLNLGFSHPVRIEPPPNISYIVGERKSANDPLSLTVVGIDKQQVGEEAARIRSLRPPEPYKGKGIKYLEEKIRRKAGKAGKAK; this comes from the coding sequence ATGTCGCGAATTGGAAAACGACCGATTACCGTGCCGAAGGGCGTACAGGTGACCATCGGTGAGCAAAACCTCGTCACCGTCAAGGGGCCAAAGGGAACGCTTACCCAAAAGTTGCATCCTGATATGATTATCAAGCAGGAAGGTGATGTTATCACCGTGCAACGCCCTTCGGACGAGAAGCTGCATCGCTCCCTGCACGGCCTGACCCGCACGCTGATCAATAACATGATTGTCGGCGTGACGCAGGGGTGGCAGCGAGCGCTGGAGATTAACGGCGTCGGTTATCGCGCTCAGCTCGAAGGCAAGACCCTGGTGCTGAACCTTGGGTTTTCGCATCCGGTTCGGATTGAACCACCACCGAACATTAGTTACATCGTTGGTGAACGCAAATCGGCCAACGATCCGCTGTCGCTGACGGTGGTCGGTATCGACAAACAGCAGGTTGGTGAAGAGGCAGCGCGTATCCGCAGCTTACGTCCGCCAGAGCCGTACAAAGGCAAAGGCATTAAGTATCTGGAAGAGAAGATTCGCCGCAAGGCCGGTAAGGCCGGTAAGGCGAAGTAG
- the rpsE gene encoding 30S ribosomal protein S5, protein MKRERINPDTLELDERVVLINRVSKVVKGGRRFSFSTVVVVGDGKGHVGIGMGKAAEVPDAIRKGAEAAKRNLIRVPLVHSTIPHEIVTKFAATKVMLRPAAPGTGVIAGRGVRPVVEAAGIKDLLSKVYGSNNPVNVVKATFKALSEMTSLQEMARRRDMTPQELNARRMRRETTEAA, encoded by the coding sequence GTGAAACGAGAACGTATCAACCCCGACACGCTGGAGCTCGATGAGCGAGTCGTCCTGATCAACCGCGTGTCAAAGGTCGTGAAGGGTGGCCGGCGCTTCAGCTTCAGCACAGTCGTTGTGGTCGGTGATGGTAAAGGCCACGTAGGTATTGGCATGGGAAAGGCGGCGGAAGTCCCAGACGCGATCCGCAAGGGGGCCGAAGCAGCCAAGCGGAACCTCATTCGTGTACCGCTGGTCCATTCGACGATCCCTCACGAGATCGTGACGAAGTTTGCCGCCACGAAGGTGATGTTGCGCCCGGCAGCACCCGGTACCGGTGTTATCGCCGGTCGTGGTGTCCGCCCGGTAGTGGAAGCTGCCGGGATCAAAGACCTCCTCTCGAAGGTCTATGGGAGCAACAACCCGGTTAATGTGGTGAAGGCGACCTTCAAGGCGCTGAGTGAAATGACCTCACTGCAAGAGATGGCTCGCCGGCGTGATATGACACCACAAGAGCTGAACGCACGCCGGATGCGACGTGAAACGACGGAGGCGGCGTGA
- the rplR gene encoding 50S ribosomal protein L18, with amino-acid sequence MGKRTPRELRLRRHNRIRKRVSGTPERPRLNVFRSHAHIYAQVIDDTVGHTLVAASTIEKGWSGSPELTKTQEAALVGKLIAERALQAGITKVVFDRGGYKYHGRVKALAEAAREAGLNF; translated from the coding sequence ATGGGAAAGCGAACACCACGTGAACTCCGGCTTCGCCGGCATAATCGCATCCGTAAGCGCGTCTCGGGCACGCCAGAACGACCACGGCTTAACGTCTTCCGTAGTCATGCCCACATTTACGCGCAGGTGATTGATGATACCGTTGGTCATACCCTTGTTGCCGCTTCGACGATTGAGAAGGGCTGGAGTGGTAGCCCGGAATTGACCAAGACGCAAGAGGCAGCGCTGGTCGGCAAGCTGATCGCCGAACGGGCGTTGCAGGCGGGAATTACAAAGGTGGTCTTCGATCGCGGCGGCTATAAGTATCACGGACGAGTAAAAGCGCTGGCCGAAGCGGCCCGCGAAGCAGGTCTGAACTTCTAG